The following proteins are encoded in a genomic region of Apis mellifera strain DH4 linkage group LG14, Amel_HAv3.1, whole genome shotgun sequence:
- the LOC410514 gene encoding uncharacterized protein LOC410514 isoform X1 has product MKFRKLSTSSPKMELLSRRSSSDRMSTLKRSRSFRASMKLMSKLRSRASMRLNGGFDLSPTSLQHSKRKREKLSLVEEGVVSTPANNNNNNNTTTIIDPSFENRPSRIIEDNDTLVPQGDRLSSTLEFESRKIAKELSKLCLTDLTTEKSRRGKSSDEISPKVTTRNIFRWRRSNGEVEEESEGKKRPPLPWTATGGHENPTFRLDASLDSSMSAFLFESENSDRVANDHCKDETGYLEERWPDDAPFTADSKNDEARKGRESEEVDDDDDDCRANESERDESKRGLFTGAKARSLSVNDVVLRDEEVASSLVLNSLVDDVGDASKGTRKSQSEKIRKTSVCSSKSCRIRTVDNIANFWTSARGGSFRSKVSVGRKKSIKESRDSHDSLGNRDRVLVTTTSGSKLYSLQGMEFLEGFGKKKQQPNQQSNNISSVHINPLTAQSLNIHLHALFAAVEHGHLDKARTILESTDVDVNSVNSDGLSPLDVAVLSNNRPLAKMLVAFGAQEGNQFKSPESLGSHLASLLLEAEHRVQELGGSTSGSGGTTLLEPPASHRSSFSSQHNNLTGCGGSAEDKQLALWERRARALRKMLLGFDQARPPDMPFLVAVDVTGTNSVTVRFQEPDSHDSPICTKFKVQWSIKEDFSVVCGEREVLDMKQRECRIDDLIQGQKYYFRAAAGNLKGYSRFRNSTPAHVTPSSWRDIDGRVPRFAGRLEQLNTLFTDIRRPEYTQETPAVQRRNHKKKTTIKQLFTATSKFQKNLRRGVFLACLLYHEDKVLVTNEDFLPVIEVDETYPSCIYNDFHWLMKVGCTWDDVKILRQDMEKSHSSSTNHFRIKLLQAAAQMQAALCIQDLGQLYHKPIRDVQGTLVFSTVNYVKSPKLISVLNSRWLPLSKVTKKVIIHEDSNVADILIASIQEQMTYHQVSSIKLSKGLYLGYLKMQSSVDLIQVVVPAKSPNVLPHCKIRDNPHVSAEEWDYLKRITRIHASDASVKDCEEKENVTNESQGTEQQKLFVDLVAATARRLFNYMEISPEDSLLHRLYDAEVIDLTHDVSFLIAVPPAETACCVPGTREILLQRGDLLSLPIQVFEMVHLNTYQKDVINRYSRLSCILELDTAQAQYNHREAFSSLELSVAKDKLARLQDLQTQVNTVWKGARWLIDVITFARDRGFSQQSGSSQVGISMKHLLSLDRNKSNNNSNSLKRSLLQLPPRDPKLVKSSPGRGSWPGPNMSNSSSNLLTTEFSKSEQQLPSGQYIRKGSNTSNVSTGSEPPKSSLPMSSASNLSNATSAGSNNHLVPLQNTRLPPSKSEDTLILTKYKHSPRNRSATITSASASTSPLLSIKPIIYGGSLLSVSTAMTNTTSLLSVSNNTNSDSLHSLSSDEYSTPNSSVCIKSGHAKSKSTKPTASVAATATGSLESQLEEEKDEATMMPAPLPGILQVYAAYETGLASGTSLKLHVTPRTTAREVVNLVVKQLNMAVVLKGQEGPVYTADELPNFCLVAVIGARERCLRDDFKLLQLQNPWKKGRLYVRQKQDVLAALEHSSKHTAYL; this is encoded by the exons ATGAAATTTCGCAAATTGTCCACGTCCAGTCCGAAAATGGAATTGCTCTCGAGGCGGTCGTCGAGCGACAGGATGTCGACCTTGAAACGGTCGAGGTCCTTTCGAGCATCGATGAAGCTGATGTCGAAGCTACGTAGCAGGGCGAGCATGCGTTTGAACGGCGGTTTCGATCTGTCACCGACCAGTTTGCAACATTCGAAAAGGAAACGGGAGAAATTGAGCCTGGTGGAGGAGGGGGTCGTCTCGACCCCcgccaacaacaacaacaacaacaacaccaccaccatcatcgATCCTTCCTTCGAGAATCGTCCTTCGAGGATAATCGAGGATAACGACACTCTTGTTCCTCAGGGCGACCGCCTCTCGTCGACCCTCGAGTTCGAGTCGCGGAAGATCGCCAAGGAGTTGAGCAAATTGTGCCTTACAGACCTGACGACGGAGAAAAGTCGCCGAGGGAAGAGCAGCGACGAGATCTCGCCCAAAGTGACGACGCGGAATATATTTCGTTGGAGGAGGAGCAAcggggaggtggaggaggagagcgAGGGGAAAAAGCGCCCCCCTTTGCCATGGACCGCCACCGGTGGCCACGAGAACCCTACTTTTCGCCTGGACGCCTCCCTCGACTCGTCCATGTCCGCTTTCCTCTTCGAATCCGAGAATTCGGATCGCGTTGCGAACGATCACTGCAAGGACGAGACAGGATATTTGGAAGAGCGTTGGCCGGATGACGCTCCGTTCACGGCTGATTCGAAGAACGACGAAGCGAGGAAGGGGCGAGAATCGGAGGaggtcgacgacgacgacgacgattgTCGAGCGAACGAATCGGAGCGCGATGAGAGTAAACGGGGCTTGTTCACCGGCGCCAAGGCGAGAAGTTTGTCGGTGAACGACGTGGTGCTGCGGGACGAGGAGGTGGCGAGCAGCTTGGTGTTGAACAGCTTGGTGGACGACGTCGGGGACGCGTCGAAGGGGACGCGCAAGTCCCAGTCGGAGAAAATTAGGAAAACGTCGGTTTGCTCGTCCAAGTCGTGCAGGATCAGGACGGTGGACAATATAGCCAACTTTTGGACGAGCGCACGGGGAGGCAGCTTTCGTAGCAAGGTCTCGGTCGGGAGGAAGAAGTCGATCAAAGAGTCGAGAGATTCCCACGATTCTCTGGGGAATCGGGATAGGGTACTCGTTACGACCACCTCTGGATCAA AGCTGTACTCTTTGCAAGGGATGGAGTTCCTGGAGGGTTTCGGGAAGAAAAAACAGCAGCCTAATCAACAATCGAACAATATATCGTCGGTGCACATCAATCCCCTTACGGCACAGTCTCTCAACATACACCTGCAtg CTCTTTTCGCCGCAGTCGAGCATGGACACCTGGACAAAGCCAGAACGATTTTAGAGTCGACGGACGTAGACGTGAACAG CGTGAACAGCGACGGCCTGTCACCCCTGGATGTTGCGGTGCTCAGCAACAATAGGCCGCTTGCAAAAATGCTGGTCGCGTTCGGCGCACAGGAGGGTAACCAGT TCAAATCTCCGGAGTCCCTGGGCAGTCATTTGGCTTCGTTGCTGTTGGAGGCGGAACACAGAGTTCAAGAACTCGGCGGGAGTACTTCCGGTAGCGGCGGCACAACTCTTCTCGAACCACCGGCCAGTCATAGATCAAGCTTCTCGTCGCAGCACAACAACCTCACGGGATGCGGTGGTAGCGCCGAGGACAAGCAGCTCGCCTTGTGGGAGAGAAGAGCTAGAGCGCTTAGAAAAATGTTGCTCGGTTTCGATCAAGCGA GACCGCCAGACATGCCATTCTTGGTGGCCGTGGACGTGACGGGAACAAATTCGGTAACCGTGAGATTCCAGGAGCCAGATTCCCACGATTCTCCTATCTGCACGAAGTTCAAGGTCCAATGGAGTATCAAAGAGGACTTCTCGGTGGTCTGCGGGGAGAGGGAGGTTCTGGATATGAAGCAGAGGGAATGCAGGATCGACGATCTGATTCAGGGGCAGAAGTATTATTTTCGAGCGGCTGCTGGCAATTTAAAGGGTTACAGCAGGTTCAGGAATTCCACTCCTGCCCACGTAACGCCCAGCA GTTGGAGGGACATCGATGGCAGAGTGCCAAGGTTTGCCGGCCGATTGGAACAATTGAACACTTTGTTCACCGACATAAGACGGCCAGAGTACACCCAAGAGACGCCGGCCGTGCAGAGGCGTAATCACAAGAAGAAGACAACGATAAAGCAGCTGTTCACGGCGACGAGCAAGTTCCAGAAGAACTTGAGGCGCGGTGTCTTCCTCGCTTGCTTGCTCTACCACGAGGACAAAGTGTTGGTGACGAACGAGGATTTCTTGCCTGTGATCGAAGTCGACGAGACTTATCCTAGCTGTATTTACAACGATTTCCACTGGCTCATGAAAGTTGGTTGCACGTGGGACGATGTTAAGATTCTTCGCCAAGACATGGAGAAAAGTCACAGCAGCTCGACCAATCACTTCAGGATAAAACTTTTACAAGCTGCTGCGCAAATGCAG GCAGCACTATGTATACAGGATCTTGGTCAATTGTATCATAAACCTATCAGAGATGTTCAAGGGACTTTGGTCTTCTCTACAGTGAACTATGTAAAATCGCCAAAATTGATATCCGTGTTGAACAGCAGATGGTTGCCACTCAGCAAGGTCACGAAGAAAGTGATTATTCACGAAGACAGTAACGTAGCGGACATTTTAATAGCCAGTATACAGGAGCAGATGACTTACCATCAAGTTAGCAGTATCAAATTGTCGAAGGGACTTTATCTTGGTTATTTGAAGATGCAGAGTAGCGTCGATCTTATCCAAGTTGTGGTACCCGCGAAATCACCTAACGTTTTGCCTCATTGCAAGATCCGTGACAATCCACACGTTTCTGC cgAAGAAtgggattatttaaaaaggatAACTCGAATTCACGCATCAGACGCATCGGTTAAAGATtgcgaggaaaaggaaaacgtGACGAACGAGTCCCAAGGTACGGAACAGCAAAAGTTGTTTGTCGATCTGGTCGCTGCCACGGCAAGACGTTTGTTCAATTACATGGAAATTAGCCCCGAGGACTCCTTGCTCCATCGCCTCTACGACGCTGAAGTTATCGATCTGACTCACGATGTATCCTTTCTGATCGCTGTGCCTCCTGCAGAAACCGCTTGTTGCGTCCCTGGAACCAGAGAGATCCTCCTGCAACGTGGCGATCTTCTGTCCTTGCCTATTCAAGTATTTGAAATGGTCCATCTAAATACTTATCAGAAGGACGTGATCAACAGATACTCGAGATTAAGTTGCATTCTGGAACTCGACACGGCGCAAGCCCAATACAACCACAGAGAGGCTTTCAGCTCTCTCGAGTTGAGCGTGGCGAAGGATAAATTGGCCAGGCTGCAGGATCTTCAGACTCAAGTGAACACCGTGTGGAAAGGAGCCAGATGGCTCATAGATGTGATCACGTTCGCTAGAGATCGAGGCTTTTCGCAGCAGAGC GGCTCGTCACAAGTCGGGATCTCGATGAAGCATCTGCTGAGCCTCGACAGGAACAAAAGCAACAATAACAGCAACAGCCTGAAGAGGAGTTTGCTCCAATTACCGCCACGAGATCCCAAGTTGGTTAAATCTAGTCCAGGTCGAGGCAGTTGGCCAGGGCCTAACATGTCCAATTCTTCCTCGAATCTACTCACCACCGAATTCAGTAAAAGCGAGCAACAATTACCCAGTGGCCAGTACATTCGAAAAGGCAGCAACACCTCCAACGTGTCCACCGGCTCGGAACCCCCAAAGTCCTCCCTACCCATGAGCAGCGCCAGCAATCTTAGCAACGCAACCAGCGCCGGAAGCAACAACCATCTGGTACCGTTGCAGAACACCAGGTTACCGCCCTCCAAATCCGAGGACACTTTGATCCTGACGAAATACAAGCACAGTCCCAGAAACAGGTCGGCCACGATCACATCCGCCTCGGCCAGCACCAGCCCTTTGCTCAGCATCAAGCCCATCATCTACGGTGGCTCGCTGTTAAGCGTGTCAACGGCGATGACGAATACGACAAGTCTGTTGAGCGTGAGCAACAACACCAATTCCGACAGTTTGCACTCGCTCAGCAGCGACGAATATTCCACGCCTAACTCGAGCGTGTGCATCAAGAGCGGCCACGCGAAGAGCAAATCGACCAAACCCACCGCCAGTGTCGCCGCCACGGCGACCGGTTCGTTGGAGAGCCAattggaggaggagaaggacgaAGCGACGATGATGCCGGCTCCTCTGCCAGGCATTCTTCAG GTTTACGCGGCCTACGAAACCGGTCTGGCTTCCGGAACCAGCCTCAAATTACACGTCACCCCGAGGACCACAGCCAGGGAAGTTGTGAATCTAGTTGTGAAGCAGCTGAACATGGCGGTAGTTTTAAAAGGGCAAGAGGGCCCCGTTTACACGGCTGACGAGCTGCCAAATTTTTGTTTGGTGGCCGTGATTGGTGCTAGGGAGCGTTGCCTGAGGGATGATTTCAAACTGCTGCAACTTCAGAACCCCTGGAAAAAGGGTAGATTGTACGTGAGGCAGAAACAAGACGTCCTTGCGGCCCTTGAGCACAGCAGCAAGCATACCGCGTATTTATAG
- the LOC410514 gene encoding uncharacterized protein LOC410514 isoform X2, with amino-acid sequence MKFRKLSTSSPKMELLSRRSSSDRMSTLKRSRSFRASMKLMSKLRSRASMRLNGGFDLSPTSLQHSKRKREKLSLVEEGVVSTPANNNNNNNTTTIIDPSFENRPSRIIEDNDTLVPQGDRLSSTLEFESRKIAKELSKLCLTDLTTEKSRRGKSSDEISPKVTTRNIFRWRRSNGEVEEESEGKKRPPLPWTATGGHENPTFRLDASLDSSMSAFLFESENSDRVANDHCKDETGYLEERWPDDAPFTADSKNDEARKGRESEEVDDDDDDCRANESERDESKRGLFTGAKARSLSVNDVVLRDEEVASSLVLNSLVDDVGDASKGTRKSQSEKIRKTSVCSSKSCRIRTVDNIANFWTSARGGSFRSKVSVGRKKSIKESRDSHDSLGNRDRVLVTTTSGSTLFAAVEHGHLDKARTILESTDVDVNSVNSDGLSPLDVAVLSNNRPLAKMLVAFGAQEGNQFKSPESLGSHLASLLLEAEHRVQELGGSTSGSGGTTLLEPPASHRSSFSSQHNNLTGCGGSAEDKQLALWERRARALRKMLLGFDQARPPDMPFLVAVDVTGTNSVTVRFQEPDSHDSPICTKFKVQWSIKEDFSVVCGEREVLDMKQRECRIDDLIQGQKYYFRAAAGNLKGYSRFRNSTPAHVTPSSWRDIDGRVPRFAGRLEQLNTLFTDIRRPEYTQETPAVQRRNHKKKTTIKQLFTATSKFQKNLRRGVFLACLLYHEDKVLVTNEDFLPVIEVDETYPSCIYNDFHWLMKVGCTWDDVKILRQDMEKSHSSSTNHFRIKLLQAAAQMQAALCIQDLGQLYHKPIRDVQGTLVFSTVNYVKSPKLISVLNSRWLPLSKVTKKVIIHEDSNVADILIASIQEQMTYHQVSSIKLSKGLYLGYLKMQSSVDLIQVVVPAKSPNVLPHCKIRDNPHVSAEEWDYLKRITRIHASDASVKDCEEKENVTNESQGTEQQKLFVDLVAATARRLFNYMEISPEDSLLHRLYDAEVIDLTHDVSFLIAVPPAETACCVPGTREILLQRGDLLSLPIQVFEMVHLNTYQKDVINRYSRLSCILELDTAQAQYNHREAFSSLELSVAKDKLARLQDLQTQVNTVWKGARWLIDVITFARDRGFSQQSGSSQVGISMKHLLSLDRNKSNNNSNSLKRSLLQLPPRDPKLVKSSPGRGSWPGPNMSNSSSNLLTTEFSKSEQQLPSGQYIRKGSNTSNVSTGSEPPKSSLPMSSASNLSNATSAGSNNHLVPLQNTRLPPSKSEDTLILTKYKHSPRNRSATITSASASTSPLLSIKPIIYGGSLLSVSTAMTNTTSLLSVSNNTNSDSLHSLSSDEYSTPNSSVCIKSGHAKSKSTKPTASVAATATGSLESQLEEEKDEATMMPAPLPGILQVYAAYETGLASGTSLKLHVTPRTTAREVVNLVVKQLNMAVVLKGQEGPVYTADELPNFCLVAVIGARERCLRDDFKLLQLQNPWKKGRLYVRQKQDVLAALEHSSKHTAYL; translated from the exons ATGAAATTTCGCAAATTGTCCACGTCCAGTCCGAAAATGGAATTGCTCTCGAGGCGGTCGTCGAGCGACAGGATGTCGACCTTGAAACGGTCGAGGTCCTTTCGAGCATCGATGAAGCTGATGTCGAAGCTACGTAGCAGGGCGAGCATGCGTTTGAACGGCGGTTTCGATCTGTCACCGACCAGTTTGCAACATTCGAAAAGGAAACGGGAGAAATTGAGCCTGGTGGAGGAGGGGGTCGTCTCGACCCCcgccaacaacaacaacaacaacaacaccaccaccatcatcgATCCTTCCTTCGAGAATCGTCCTTCGAGGATAATCGAGGATAACGACACTCTTGTTCCTCAGGGCGACCGCCTCTCGTCGACCCTCGAGTTCGAGTCGCGGAAGATCGCCAAGGAGTTGAGCAAATTGTGCCTTACAGACCTGACGACGGAGAAAAGTCGCCGAGGGAAGAGCAGCGACGAGATCTCGCCCAAAGTGACGACGCGGAATATATTTCGTTGGAGGAGGAGCAAcggggaggtggaggaggagagcgAGGGGAAAAAGCGCCCCCCTTTGCCATGGACCGCCACCGGTGGCCACGAGAACCCTACTTTTCGCCTGGACGCCTCCCTCGACTCGTCCATGTCCGCTTTCCTCTTCGAATCCGAGAATTCGGATCGCGTTGCGAACGATCACTGCAAGGACGAGACAGGATATTTGGAAGAGCGTTGGCCGGATGACGCTCCGTTCACGGCTGATTCGAAGAACGACGAAGCGAGGAAGGGGCGAGAATCGGAGGaggtcgacgacgacgacgacgattgTCGAGCGAACGAATCGGAGCGCGATGAGAGTAAACGGGGCTTGTTCACCGGCGCCAAGGCGAGAAGTTTGTCGGTGAACGACGTGGTGCTGCGGGACGAGGAGGTGGCGAGCAGCTTGGTGTTGAACAGCTTGGTGGACGACGTCGGGGACGCGTCGAAGGGGACGCGCAAGTCCCAGTCGGAGAAAATTAGGAAAACGTCGGTTTGCTCGTCCAAGTCGTGCAGGATCAGGACGGTGGACAATATAGCCAACTTTTGGACGAGCGCACGGGGAGGCAGCTTTCGTAGCAAGGTCTCGGTCGGGAGGAAGAAGTCGATCAAAGAGTCGAGAGATTCCCACGATTCTCTGGGGAATCGGGATAGGGTACTCGTTACGACCACCTCTGGATCAA CTCTTTTCGCCGCAGTCGAGCATGGACACCTGGACAAAGCCAGAACGATTTTAGAGTCGACGGACGTAGACGTGAACAG CGTGAACAGCGACGGCCTGTCACCCCTGGATGTTGCGGTGCTCAGCAACAATAGGCCGCTTGCAAAAATGCTGGTCGCGTTCGGCGCACAGGAGGGTAACCAGT TCAAATCTCCGGAGTCCCTGGGCAGTCATTTGGCTTCGTTGCTGTTGGAGGCGGAACACAGAGTTCAAGAACTCGGCGGGAGTACTTCCGGTAGCGGCGGCACAACTCTTCTCGAACCACCGGCCAGTCATAGATCAAGCTTCTCGTCGCAGCACAACAACCTCACGGGATGCGGTGGTAGCGCCGAGGACAAGCAGCTCGCCTTGTGGGAGAGAAGAGCTAGAGCGCTTAGAAAAATGTTGCTCGGTTTCGATCAAGCGA GACCGCCAGACATGCCATTCTTGGTGGCCGTGGACGTGACGGGAACAAATTCGGTAACCGTGAGATTCCAGGAGCCAGATTCCCACGATTCTCCTATCTGCACGAAGTTCAAGGTCCAATGGAGTATCAAAGAGGACTTCTCGGTGGTCTGCGGGGAGAGGGAGGTTCTGGATATGAAGCAGAGGGAATGCAGGATCGACGATCTGATTCAGGGGCAGAAGTATTATTTTCGAGCGGCTGCTGGCAATTTAAAGGGTTACAGCAGGTTCAGGAATTCCACTCCTGCCCACGTAACGCCCAGCA GTTGGAGGGACATCGATGGCAGAGTGCCAAGGTTTGCCGGCCGATTGGAACAATTGAACACTTTGTTCACCGACATAAGACGGCCAGAGTACACCCAAGAGACGCCGGCCGTGCAGAGGCGTAATCACAAGAAGAAGACAACGATAAAGCAGCTGTTCACGGCGACGAGCAAGTTCCAGAAGAACTTGAGGCGCGGTGTCTTCCTCGCTTGCTTGCTCTACCACGAGGACAAAGTGTTGGTGACGAACGAGGATTTCTTGCCTGTGATCGAAGTCGACGAGACTTATCCTAGCTGTATTTACAACGATTTCCACTGGCTCATGAAAGTTGGTTGCACGTGGGACGATGTTAAGATTCTTCGCCAAGACATGGAGAAAAGTCACAGCAGCTCGACCAATCACTTCAGGATAAAACTTTTACAAGCTGCTGCGCAAATGCAG GCAGCACTATGTATACAGGATCTTGGTCAATTGTATCATAAACCTATCAGAGATGTTCAAGGGACTTTGGTCTTCTCTACAGTGAACTATGTAAAATCGCCAAAATTGATATCCGTGTTGAACAGCAGATGGTTGCCACTCAGCAAGGTCACGAAGAAAGTGATTATTCACGAAGACAGTAACGTAGCGGACATTTTAATAGCCAGTATACAGGAGCAGATGACTTACCATCAAGTTAGCAGTATCAAATTGTCGAAGGGACTTTATCTTGGTTATTTGAAGATGCAGAGTAGCGTCGATCTTATCCAAGTTGTGGTACCCGCGAAATCACCTAACGTTTTGCCTCATTGCAAGATCCGTGACAATCCACACGTTTCTGC cgAAGAAtgggattatttaaaaaggatAACTCGAATTCACGCATCAGACGCATCGGTTAAAGATtgcgaggaaaaggaaaacgtGACGAACGAGTCCCAAGGTACGGAACAGCAAAAGTTGTTTGTCGATCTGGTCGCTGCCACGGCAAGACGTTTGTTCAATTACATGGAAATTAGCCCCGAGGACTCCTTGCTCCATCGCCTCTACGACGCTGAAGTTATCGATCTGACTCACGATGTATCCTTTCTGATCGCTGTGCCTCCTGCAGAAACCGCTTGTTGCGTCCCTGGAACCAGAGAGATCCTCCTGCAACGTGGCGATCTTCTGTCCTTGCCTATTCAAGTATTTGAAATGGTCCATCTAAATACTTATCAGAAGGACGTGATCAACAGATACTCGAGATTAAGTTGCATTCTGGAACTCGACACGGCGCAAGCCCAATACAACCACAGAGAGGCTTTCAGCTCTCTCGAGTTGAGCGTGGCGAAGGATAAATTGGCCAGGCTGCAGGATCTTCAGACTCAAGTGAACACCGTGTGGAAAGGAGCCAGATGGCTCATAGATGTGATCACGTTCGCTAGAGATCGAGGCTTTTCGCAGCAGAGC GGCTCGTCACAAGTCGGGATCTCGATGAAGCATCTGCTGAGCCTCGACAGGAACAAAAGCAACAATAACAGCAACAGCCTGAAGAGGAGTTTGCTCCAATTACCGCCACGAGATCCCAAGTTGGTTAAATCTAGTCCAGGTCGAGGCAGTTGGCCAGGGCCTAACATGTCCAATTCTTCCTCGAATCTACTCACCACCGAATTCAGTAAAAGCGAGCAACAATTACCCAGTGGCCAGTACATTCGAAAAGGCAGCAACACCTCCAACGTGTCCACCGGCTCGGAACCCCCAAAGTCCTCCCTACCCATGAGCAGCGCCAGCAATCTTAGCAACGCAACCAGCGCCGGAAGCAACAACCATCTGGTACCGTTGCAGAACACCAGGTTACCGCCCTCCAAATCCGAGGACACTTTGATCCTGACGAAATACAAGCACAGTCCCAGAAACAGGTCGGCCACGATCACATCCGCCTCGGCCAGCACCAGCCCTTTGCTCAGCATCAAGCCCATCATCTACGGTGGCTCGCTGTTAAGCGTGTCAACGGCGATGACGAATACGACAAGTCTGTTGAGCGTGAGCAACAACACCAATTCCGACAGTTTGCACTCGCTCAGCAGCGACGAATATTCCACGCCTAACTCGAGCGTGTGCATCAAGAGCGGCCACGCGAAGAGCAAATCGACCAAACCCACCGCCAGTGTCGCCGCCACGGCGACCGGTTCGTTGGAGAGCCAattggaggaggagaaggacgaAGCGACGATGATGCCGGCTCCTCTGCCAGGCATTCTTCAG GTTTACGCGGCCTACGAAACCGGTCTGGCTTCCGGAACCAGCCTCAAATTACACGTCACCCCGAGGACCACAGCCAGGGAAGTTGTGAATCTAGTTGTGAAGCAGCTGAACATGGCGGTAGTTTTAAAAGGGCAAGAGGGCCCCGTTTACACGGCTGACGAGCTGCCAAATTTTTGTTTGGTGGCCGTGATTGGTGCTAGGGAGCGTTGCCTGAGGGATGATTTCAAACTGCTGCAACTTCAGAACCCCTGGAAAAAGGGTAGATTGTACGTGAGGCAGAAACAAGACGTCCTTGCGGCCCTTGAGCACAGCAGCAAGCATACCGCGTATTTATAG